One segment of Anatilimnocola aggregata DNA contains the following:
- a CDS encoding penicillin acylase family protein, translating to MAAMVRPLFASLLVVALVAPLAAQQTLPAEVAAALAVKQLVAHRGSSSDRPENTLASTRRAIEVGATAVEVDVRLSKDKRLVLRHDAQLERTTNSKGLISVKTLAELKALDAGSWFAVEFKGERIPTLEEALVVCRGQIDVLLDLKESGDEYAELVAAAIRSHGEEARIIVGVRSVEQAQQFRKLLPKARQLGLIAKPDEIEAYAQAGVEMIRLWPRWLTDETLVARVRKAKAQLHLNGTTGQTEEVTALLAHRPDSLSADDPARLLTTLSEFAAVAQREVLSQTQGEMTLAGLEQPVEIARDQWGVPHIYAKNSHDLFFAQGYVVAQDRLFQIDLWRRQGVGELAEVMGPSAIEADKFARLIRYRGDMEREWLSYSPDTQAIATAFTRGINAYIDQCGDRLPVEFRQLGYRPKKWQPADILGRSSGIYMSQNFRNEVQRLKLIQLVGDEKARWLAPVDPATNYQLHLSPADAKAFPEKLLHGYEALTKSLSFTPAKSESNNWVVSGARSRSGKPLLASDPHRAIALPSLRYVVHLHAPGWNVIGAGEPGLPGVAIGHNERIAWGFTIIGADTADIVVEELNPANADQYAALDGFQTFATYEEQIVVKGMPNPTKVSIKHSRHGPILHIDRERNRAYALQWSGSEPGGAAYLASLGVARAQNQEQFRRALGAWHVPGLNFVYADVDGNIGWVAAAHYPLRGAKGHAHSGLLPVPGKAEFDWSGFLPPAEHPRRFNPPEGALLTANHNIVPADYPHVVGYEFTPRYRFQRLHNRLTSKDQWELGEFRSLQQDSVSLPAQALAKLLRDVGANAEEAEVARLLTDWDGHLSVDSPAGALYALWQKELQAALFQRHVPPEHVKLLNSLAGIETVIAALEQCDSRWLGADAKEQRDAIVRESFQRAVAKWKQLPTAQQARWGALHQVTFRHPLASLGVVNARALNVGPFERPGEGNTPNNTRYDDHFQQIHGASYRQLFDLADWDRGLATSAPGQSGQPGSAHYNDLAEPWSRGEYFPLVYSRAKVTEVTKQRLWLKPMAK from the coding sequence ATGGCTGCAATGGTTCGCCCTCTATTCGCGTCTCTGCTGGTAGTGGCTCTAGTTGCGCCCCTTGCCGCACAGCAAACACTGCCGGCCGAAGTGGCCGCCGCTCTGGCGGTGAAGCAACTGGTCGCCCATCGTGGTTCGAGTAGCGACCGCCCAGAGAATACGCTCGCCAGCACGCGGCGGGCGATTGAGGTCGGGGCAACCGCAGTGGAAGTCGATGTGCGACTTTCTAAGGACAAACGCCTGGTTCTGCGGCACGATGCGCAGTTGGAACGCACGACCAATTCCAAGGGGCTGATTAGCGTGAAGACCCTTGCGGAATTAAAGGCACTCGATGCCGGTTCCTGGTTTGCTGTCGAATTCAAAGGGGAACGCATTCCCACGCTCGAAGAGGCGCTCGTCGTTTGCCGTGGTCAGATTGACGTGCTGCTCGATCTGAAAGAGTCGGGCGATGAGTACGCAGAACTTGTGGCAGCGGCAATTCGCAGTCATGGCGAAGAAGCTCGCATCATCGTCGGTGTGCGCAGCGTCGAACAGGCTCAGCAGTTCCGCAAGCTGTTGCCGAAAGCGCGTCAGCTGGGATTGATCGCCAAGCCCGACGAAATCGAGGCCTATGCACAAGCCGGAGTCGAGATGATTCGCCTGTGGCCCCGCTGGTTGACAGATGAAACACTCGTCGCGCGAGTCCGGAAGGCGAAGGCGCAGTTGCATTTGAATGGAACCACTGGCCAGACAGAAGAAGTGACGGCACTGCTGGCACATCGGCCCGATTCACTTTCGGCCGACGATCCCGCGCGGCTCTTAACCACGCTCTCAGAATTCGCGGCCGTGGCCCAACGAGAGGTGCTCTCGCAAACGCAGGGAGAGATGACCCTCGCGGGACTGGAGCAGCCCGTCGAGATCGCTCGCGACCAGTGGGGCGTTCCGCATATCTATGCCAAAAACTCGCACGATCTGTTCTTTGCGCAAGGCTATGTCGTGGCGCAAGACCGCTTGTTTCAAATCGATCTGTGGCGGCGGCAAGGGGTCGGTGAACTGGCCGAAGTCATGGGGCCGAGTGCCATCGAGGCCGACAAATTTGCCCGGCTCATTCGCTATCGGGGCGATATGGAACGCGAATGGCTGAGCTATTCGCCCGATACCCAGGCCATTGCCACGGCGTTCACGCGGGGCATCAATGCCTATATCGATCAGTGCGGCGATCGACTCCCCGTCGAATTTCGCCAGTTGGGCTATCGCCCCAAGAAGTGGCAACCGGCAGATATTCTCGGCCGTTCGTCGGGCATCTACATGTCGCAGAATTTTCGCAACGAAGTTCAGCGGCTCAAATTGATTCAACTGGTTGGCGACGAAAAAGCTCGTTGGCTAGCGCCTGTTGATCCCGCCACTAACTATCAACTTCATCTTTCGCCAGCAGATGCCAAAGCGTTTCCTGAAAAGCTTCTGCACGGTTACGAAGCGCTCACGAAGTCGCTGTCGTTTACGCCAGCCAAGAGCGAAAGCAACAACTGGGTTGTCTCCGGCGCTCGCTCTCGCTCGGGCAAGCCGCTGCTGGCGTCTGATCCGCACCGCGCGATTGCTCTGCCCTCGCTTCGTTACGTCGTCCATCTGCATGCGCCGGGCTGGAATGTGATTGGCGCGGGTGAGCCAGGTTTGCCGGGAGTAGCAATCGGACACAACGAACGGATTGCCTGGGGATTTACTATCATCGGGGCCGATACGGCCGACATCGTCGTGGAGGAATTGAATCCCGCCAATGCGGATCAATATGCAGCGCTTGATGGATTTCAAACGTTCGCCACTTACGAGGAACAGATTGTCGTCAAAGGAATGCCGAACCCGACGAAGGTCAGCATCAAGCATTCGCGGCATGGTCCGATTCTGCACATCGATCGCGAGCGGAATCGTGCTTATGCCCTGCAGTGGAGCGGCAGTGAACCGGGTGGCGCTGCGTACCTGGCGTCATTGGGCGTCGCGCGAGCGCAGAATCAGGAACAGTTTCGCCGCGCGCTGGGAGCCTGGCATGTGCCGGGGTTGAATTTCGTTTATGCCGATGTCGATGGCAACATCGGCTGGGTCGCGGCGGCTCACTATCCGCTACGCGGCGCGAAAGGACATGCTCATTCGGGTTTGCTGCCAGTGCCGGGCAAGGCCGAATTCGATTGGTCGGGTTTCCTGCCGCCGGCTGAGCATCCACGGCGGTTCAATCCGCCTGAAGGGGCCCTGCTGACCGCCAACCACAATATCGTGCCCGCCGATTATCCACACGTTGTCGGCTATGAGTTCACACCTCGCTATCGCTTCCAGCGACTGCACAACCGGCTGACTTCGAAGGACCAATGGGAACTTGGCGAGTTTCGCAGCTTGCAACAAGACAGTGTGTCGTTACCAGCCCAAGCGCTCGCGAAACTGCTGCGCGACGTTGGTGCCAATGCCGAAGAGGCGGAAGTGGCCCGCTTGCTGACTGACTGGGACGGGCACCTTTCGGTGGATTCCCCCGCTGGCGCGCTCTATGCGCTGTGGCAAAAGGAATTGCAGGCCGCGCTGTTCCAGCGGCATGTTCCCCCAGAACACGTCAAGCTGCTGAACTCGCTCGCCGGAATCGAGACCGTGATTGCCGCGCTCGAACAGTGCGATTCTCGTTGGCTGGGAGCAGACGCAAAGGAACAGCGGGATGCAATTGTGCGCGAGTCGTTTCAGCGCGCGGTAGCAAAATGGAAGCAACTGCCAACCGCGCAGCAAGCACGCTGGGGTGCGCTGCACCAGGTTACTTTTCGCCATCCGCTGGCCTCACTGGGAGTTGTGAATGCGCGGGCGCTCAACGTCGGTCCTTTCGAGCGGCCCGGCGAAGGGAATACTCCCAATAACACGCGTTACGACGATCACTTCCAACAGATTCACGGAGCCAGTTATCGGCAGCTGTTCGACCTGGCAGATTGGGATCGCGGATTGGCGACAAGTGCGCCGGGACAATCGGGGCAACCGGGAAGCGCTCACTACAACGACCTGGCAGAACCGTGGTCGCGCGGCGAGTATTTTCCGCTCGTCTATTCGCGTGCGAAGGTGACTGAAGTTACGAAGCAGCGTTTGTGGCTAAAGCCAATGGCGAAGTAA
- the ycaC gene encoding isochorismate family cysteine hydrolase YcaC: MAFTYNRLDKNDVAVLLVDHQSGLTNLVQDFSPDDFKNNVLALADCANYFKLPTILTTSFEDGPNGPLVPELKALFPTAPYIARPGNINAWDNEDFVKAVKATGKKQLLIAGIVTEVCVAFPALSAREEGYEVFVATDASGTFNKTTRDAAWARMSAAGCQLMSWFGIACELHRDWRNDIEGLGTLFSNHLPSYRCLITSYMAGMAAKK; the protein is encoded by the coding sequence ATGGCTTTTACTTACAATCGTCTCGACAAGAACGACGTAGCCGTCTTGTTGGTGGATCATCAGTCCGGGCTAACCAATCTCGTTCAGGACTTTTCGCCCGATGACTTCAAAAACAATGTTCTCGCGCTGGCCGATTGCGCCAACTATTTCAAGCTGCCAACAATTCTGACCACCAGTTTCGAGGATGGCCCTAATGGCCCACTCGTGCCAGAGCTAAAAGCGCTCTTTCCCACTGCGCCGTATATCGCGCGACCCGGCAACATCAACGCTTGGGACAACGAGGACTTTGTGAAGGCGGTGAAAGCGACCGGCAAAAAGCAGTTGCTGATCGCCGGCATTGTGACGGAAGTTTGCGTGGCGTTCCCCGCCCTCTCAGCGCGTGAAGAAGGGTACGAGGTCTTTGTCGCGACCGACGCCTCGGGCACATTCAACAAGACCACGCGCGACGCAGCCTGGGCCCGCATGTCGGCAGCTGGCTGCCAGTTGATGAGTTGGTTCGGCATTGCCTGCGAACTGCACCGCGACTGGCGCAACGACATCGAGGGTTTGGGCACCCTCTTCTCGAATCATCTGCCGTCCTACCGCTGCCTTATCACCAGCTATATGGCCGGCATGGCTGCGAAAAAATAA
- the aqpZ gene encoding aquaporin Z, translating to MDTGKRCAAEFIGTFWLVFGGCGSAVLSAAFPEVGIGLLGVAFAFGLTVLTMAYAIGHVSGCHLNPAVSVGLVTGGRFPIADLAPYIIAQVLGGIAGAGVLYVIASGKAGFSLAGGFASNGYAEHSPGGYSMVAALVAEFVLTFMFLFIILGSTDKRAPSGFAPIAIGLGLTLIHLIGIPVTNLSVNPARSTGPAVFVGGWALAQLWLFWVAPIAGAAVAGIVYRAVFAAKPVEPAKTK from the coding sequence ATGGATACTGGTAAACGTTGCGCGGCGGAGTTCATTGGTACGTTCTGGCTCGTATTCGGAGGCTGTGGCAGCGCTGTCTTGTCGGCTGCCTTCCCTGAGGTTGGCATCGGACTGCTGGGTGTGGCCTTCGCGTTCGGGTTAACGGTCCTCACCATGGCCTATGCCATTGGTCATGTCTCGGGCTGTCATCTCAATCCCGCGGTTTCGGTTGGGCTGGTGACGGGCGGTCGCTTTCCAATTGCGGACCTCGCCCCCTACATCATCGCTCAGGTTCTGGGCGGCATTGCCGGCGCCGGCGTGCTCTATGTGATTGCTTCGGGCAAAGCGGGCTTCAGTCTGGCGGGGGGCTTCGCCTCGAATGGCTACGCCGAGCATTCGCCGGGTGGCTATTCAATGGTCGCGGCCCTGGTCGCCGAGTTCGTCCTCACCTTTATGTTTCTATTCATCATTCTGGGATCGACCGACAAGCGAGCCCCGAGTGGTTTCGCTCCCATCGCGATTGGCCTTGGTTTGACCCTCATTCACTTGATTGGCATTCCGGTCACAAACCTCTCGGTGAATCCTGCTCGTTCCACAGGACCGGCTGTGTTCGTTGGCGGTTGGGCTCTCGCGCAGCTTTGGCTGTTCTGGGTTGCCCCCATCGCGGGTGCTGCTGTCGCCGGCATTGTCTACCGCGCAGTTTTCGCGGCCAAACCGGTGGAACCAGCCAAGACAAAATGA
- the preA gene encoding NAD-dependent dihydropyrimidine dehydrogenase subunit PreA produces MPTLATTVDGLKLPNPFVIGSGPPGTNANVIGKALDEGWGAVIAKTISLESTKVVNVQPRYARLRSASSEIIGWQNIELISDRPFDVWLDEFKRLKDKYPDGVVIASIMEEYNKDRWCEIVERTQATGVAGFELNFSCPHGLPERKMGSAMGQDCALMEEVCRWVMSVAKIPVWAKLTPNITHIDETAIAALKGGCHGVSAINTILSVTSVDLETLRPEPTVEGYSTPGGYSCIAVKPIALRMVKECAEAIRHQFPGRSLSGIGGIETGADAAQFILLGADTVQVCTGVMKVGYDCVAKMKDDLLAFMARHKFETISDFKGHSLQYFTTHSDLVKRQAEARAAAKAAKASGVVTKDTEWQGDAFVRQSDALARN; encoded by the coding sequence ATGCCCACACTCGCTACCACTGTTGACGGCCTGAAACTTCCCAATCCGTTTGTTATCGGTTCTGGTCCACCGGGCACCAATGCGAATGTCATCGGCAAAGCGCTCGACGAAGGTTGGGGTGCCGTCATCGCCAAGACGATCTCCCTCGAATCCACCAAGGTCGTCAATGTTCAGCCACGTTACGCCCGGCTGCGGTCAGCCAGTAGCGAAATCATCGGCTGGCAGAACATCGAGTTGATATCCGATCGACCCTTCGACGTCTGGCTCGACGAATTCAAGCGACTGAAAGACAAATATCCCGACGGCGTGGTGATCGCCTCCATCATGGAGGAATACAACAAAGACCGTTGGTGCGAAATTGTCGAACGGACCCAAGCTACCGGCGTGGCGGGCTTCGAACTTAACTTCTCCTGTCCACACGGTCTGCCCGAACGAAAGATGGGCTCGGCGATGGGGCAGGACTGCGCACTGATGGAAGAAGTCTGCCGCTGGGTAATGAGTGTGGCGAAGATTCCCGTCTGGGCGAAACTCACGCCGAACATCACCCACATCGATGAAACGGCCATCGCAGCGCTGAAAGGTGGTTGCCACGGGGTGAGCGCAATTAACACCATTCTTTCGGTCACCAGCGTCGATCTCGAAACGCTTCGCCCCGAACCAACCGTCGAGGGGTACAGCACGCCGGGGGGCTATAGTTGTATCGCCGTCAAACCAATCGCCTTACGCATGGTGAAGGAATGCGCCGAAGCAATCCGCCACCAATTTCCCGGTCGCAGCTTGAGCGGCATCGGCGGCATTGAGACGGGTGCCGACGCTGCCCAGTTTATTCTGCTGGGGGCCGATACGGTGCAGGTTTGCACGGGGGTCATGAAGGTGGGCTACGACTGCGTGGCGAAAATGAAAGACGATCTGCTCGCCTTCATGGCGCGTCACAAGTTCGAAACCATCAGCGACTTCAAGGGACACAGTCTGCAATATTTCACTACGCACTCCGACCTGGTCAAGCGACAAGCCGAAGCCCGTGCGGCCGCCAAAGCGGCTAAAGCCAGCGGAGTGGTTACCAAAGACACCGAGTGGCAAGGCGATGCCTTCGTCCGCCAAAGCGATGCCCTGGCGCGCAATTAA
- a CDS encoding DUF1501 domain-containing protein has product MTDFQLNRRQALLMGGLGALSLGMPGAVIGSDKLDAQGNAVASEKSCIFILLCGGPSQVDTWDMKPDAPASIRGPYRPIATKVPGMRINEMHTELAKQTDQFTLINSMTHPGSISNHFDAMHNLLSGQSAKRVQQGMPDDQPYLGSFVAKHRPSERNLVSNAWLIKCVGPPVFCAPNIGIGGYLGSAYAPVFVGSAENHPAMATFKSPEIYDFGNADDLNRRKNLLANLESHKLDRDAQGKDWSDLRVKAYEAMTRPEGRQAFDMSREPTKVREGYGMHPLGQNLLLARRMVESGVRFVTVNGWAGQATHDKQGPPSSSWDMHGGNMGMGNAFGDGSYGMGFCLPRLDQALAALLADLKDRGMLKNTLVVCMGEFGRTPNILTQVPPGRQHWPSCFSAIMAGCGIRGGAVYGKSDKHAAYVESNPVRPEEMAATIYHALDIPLNPPQNNSGISRPITTGKPLLELFG; this is encoded by the coding sequence GTGACTGATTTTCAATTGAACCGGCGGCAAGCACTTCTTATGGGTGGCTTGGGCGCGCTGAGCCTCGGCATGCCAGGAGCGGTGATTGGCAGCGACAAGCTCGATGCGCAAGGCAACGCAGTTGCCTCGGAAAAGTCGTGCATCTTCATCCTGCTGTGCGGCGGCCCGAGCCAGGTCGATACCTGGGATATGAAACCCGACGCACCTGCTTCGATCCGCGGCCCGTATCGCCCGATCGCCACCAAGGTGCCGGGCATGCGCATCAACGAGATGCATACGGAACTGGCAAAGCAGACCGACCAGTTCACGCTCATCAATTCGATGACGCACCCGGGCTCGATCAGCAATCACTTCGACGCGATGCACAACCTGCTCAGCGGCCAGTCGGCAAAGCGAGTGCAGCAGGGCATGCCAGACGACCAGCCTTATCTCGGGTCGTTTGTTGCGAAGCACCGGCCCAGCGAACGCAACCTGGTCTCCAACGCGTGGCTAATCAAGTGCGTTGGGCCCCCCGTCTTTTGCGCGCCAAACATTGGCATCGGCGGTTATCTCGGCTCGGCGTATGCGCCCGTGTTTGTGGGATCGGCCGAGAATCACCCTGCAATGGCAACTTTTAAGTCGCCAGAAATCTACGACTTCGGTAATGCTGATGACCTCAACCGCCGCAAGAATCTGTTGGCGAACCTCGAGTCCCACAAACTCGACCGCGATGCCCAAGGCAAGGATTGGTCGGATCTGCGCGTCAAAGCCTATGAAGCGATGACGCGGCCCGAAGGACGGCAGGCCTTCGACATGAGCCGCGAACCCACCAAAGTCCGCGAAGGCTATGGTATGCATCCGCTAGGTCAAAACCTGCTGCTCGCGCGACGGATGGTTGAGTCCGGCGTGCGGTTCGTGACGGTCAATGGCTGGGCGGGCCAGGCGACGCACGACAAACAGGGACCACCCAGCAGTAGTTGGGATATGCACGGCGGCAACATGGGCATGGGGAACGCCTTCGGCGACGGCTCGTACGGCATGGGCTTTTGCCTGCCGCGGCTCGATCAGGCCCTCGCCGCGCTCCTCGCAGATCTGAAGGATCGCGGCATGCTGAAGAATACGCTTGTGGTATGCATGGGCGAATTCGGCCGCACTCCCAATATCCTCACGCAAGTGCCCCCCGGCCGTCAGCACTGGCCCAGCTGTTTTTCCGCCATCATGGCGGGCTGTGGCATTCGTGGCGGGGCCGTCTATGGAAAGTCTGACAAGCACGCTGCTTATGTCGAAAGCAACCCCGTGCGTCCCGAGGAAATGGCTGCCACCATCTATCACGCCCTCGATATTCCCCTCAACCCGCCGCAAAACAATAGCGGCATCTCGCGCCCCATCACCACCGGCAAACCGCTGCTGGAACTGTTCGGCTAG
- a CDS encoding LysR family transcriptional regulator, translated as MPRQAAKSPAYKELTLQQLRSFCETARLGSLAAAAKTLGLTHPTVREQVLALQRDFGVQLIEPHRRGCRLTAEGQLLAEFAMPIITATNGLRKRFELAQSTAEVRLTIAGPPRVIQEDLPDAILALLKSAPQVRVAFLELHDDLVIQAVESGAADLGLTSEGVPGRPPPGLSIEPAYELETLLVTPKGHPLAKKRSVRPADLRHYPLVSSRHSLSDQPALAANLDRNRVFDGPAPRVEPFLAATVRTYVKLNLGIALIYGLPPRRRNAFFHERSMSEYFGRGLVRFVLRKGSAHEEWARMLMGLIRTCNALPS; from the coding sequence ATGCCGCGGCAAGCTGCGAAAAGTCCTGCTTACAAAGAGCTCACGCTGCAGCAATTGCGGAGCTTCTGCGAAACAGCCCGCCTGGGAAGCCTGGCAGCGGCGGCGAAGACACTGGGCCTCACACATCCGACGGTTCGCGAGCAGGTGCTCGCATTGCAGCGCGACTTTGGCGTTCAGCTAATTGAACCGCACCGGCGCGGTTGCCGGCTCACCGCCGAGGGGCAACTGCTGGCTGAGTTTGCGATGCCAATCATTACCGCCACAAACGGGCTGAGAAAGCGCTTTGAACTCGCGCAATCGACCGCCGAAGTCCGGTTGACGATCGCCGGCCCGCCACGAGTTATTCAAGAAGATTTGCCCGACGCAATTCTCGCGCTGCTCAAGAGCGCGCCGCAGGTACGGGTGGCATTTCTCGAATTGCACGATGACTTGGTCATCCAGGCTGTCGAATCGGGTGCTGCGGATCTTGGTTTGACATCGGAGGGCGTACCCGGTCGGCCGCCACCGGGACTTTCGATCGAGCCCGCTTACGAACTCGAAACCTTGTTGGTGACTCCTAAGGGGCATCCTCTCGCGAAGAAGCGAAGCGTGCGCCCCGCCGACTTACGACATTATCCTTTGGTGTCGTCGCGCCACTCACTGTCCGATCAACCAGCTTTGGCGGCGAACCTCGATCGGAACCGAGTGTTTGATGGGCCAGCCCCACGGGTTGAGCCCTTCCTGGCAGCTACGGTGCGCACCTACGTGAAACTGAACCTCGGGATCGCACTTATTTATGGCTTACCACCGCGCCGACGCAACGCATTTTTTCATGAGCGATCGATGAGCGAGTACTTCGGGCGCGGACTGGTGAGGTTCGTGCTCCGCAAGGGATCGGCGCATGAAGAATGGGCACGAATGTTGATGGGCTTAATCCGAACGTGCAACGCACTTCCGTCCTAA
- a CDS encoding GNAT family N-acetyltransferase, which translates to MECNIRLFRPDDVDVLRQLTVEAFAGVSLEQNIEDALGLLNGHDWKWRKARHVDEDVKANAAGIFVAETLTGVVGYISTVVDRAAGKGRIPNLVVAAELRGQGLGRQLIEHALDYFREEGLEYATIETMAQNEIGNHLYRACGFAEVARQVHFARRL; encoded by the coding sequence ATGGAATGCAACATTCGCCTCTTCAGGCCCGACGATGTCGATGTTCTGCGTCAGTTGACGGTGGAGGCGTTCGCTGGTGTTTCACTGGAACAGAACATCGAAGATGCGCTCGGGCTGCTAAATGGCCACGACTGGAAATGGCGCAAGGCACGCCACGTCGATGAAGATGTGAAGGCGAATGCAGCCGGGATCTTCGTGGCGGAAACGCTGACCGGTGTCGTGGGCTACATTTCGACAGTGGTCGATCGGGCTGCTGGCAAAGGGCGGATTCCAAATCTCGTAGTGGCCGCCGAGCTGCGCGGCCAAGGCTTGGGCCGTCAGCTGATCGAACATGCCTTGGATTACTTTCGCGAAGAAGGGCTGGAGTACGCCACGATCGAGACGATGGCCCAGAACGAAATTGGCAACCATCTGTATCGTGCTTGTGGATTTGCGGAAGTCGCGCGGCAGGTCCATTTCGCCCGCCGACTTTGA
- a CDS encoding YebC/PmpR family DNA-binding transcriptional regulator, protein MGRNFENRKASIFKTAGQKSKLYSKYGKQLYVVAKNGVPDPEKNPALRAFIEKAKKDQIPAHVIDKAIEKAKGVGGEDFVSARYEGFGPGNSMVIVDCLTDNNNRTITDVRNCFTKTGSRLGAAGSVTRSFDHLAILSFKGDKEEQVLEAMISADVNIEEIESTNGTLTIYAPAGEFFKAKTALLQAFPETKFEAQEITFLPQASKALSPEDLPMFEKFLDMLNDCDDVQDVYHNVELPG, encoded by the coding sequence ATGGGAAGAAATTTCGAAAATCGTAAGGCTTCGATCTTCAAGACGGCAGGTCAGAAATCGAAGCTCTATTCCAAATACGGCAAGCAGTTGTATGTCGTGGCCAAGAATGGCGTTCCGGATCCCGAAAAGAATCCGGCGCTGCGGGCCTTTATCGAGAAGGCCAAAAAGGATCAGATTCCCGCACACGTTATCGATAAGGCCATCGAGAAAGCCAAAGGAGTTGGCGGCGAAGACTTCGTCTCCGCGCGCTACGAAGGTTTCGGCCCCGGCAATTCGATGGTGATTGTCGATTGCTTGACGGACAACAACAACCGCACAATTACCGACGTCCGCAACTGCTTTACAAAGACCGGTTCACGATTGGGAGCTGCGGGGTCCGTCACCCGCTCGTTTGACCATCTGGCGATTTTGTCCTTCAAGGGTGACAAAGAAGAGCAAGTGCTCGAAGCGATGATTAGCGCCGACGTCAATATCGAAGAAATCGAGAGCACGAACGGCACCCTGACGATCTACGCACCAGCTGGCGAATTCTTCAAGGCCAAGACCGCTCTCTTGCAGGCGTTTCCTGAGACGAAATTCGAAGCCCAAGAGATCACATTCCTGCCGCAAGCCAGCAAGGCCCTTAGTCCCGAAGATTTACCCATGTTCGAAAAGTTTCTCGATATGCTGAACGACTGCGACGACGTGCAGGACGTCTATCACAACGTCGAGTTGCCAGGTTAA